In a genomic window of Methanogenium sp. S4BF:
- a CDS encoding kelch repeat-containing protein: MPGVGAEETQIDSVRMSTTGDRIELTNGDVLEKDNGSLVETEVTPDTKNNPTLISQVPYPEENTSGNSSFWGANMVVQQEGSVSIIKENNDHFFESGQIEYFDGNTENIAAEFTGAPTSGTVPLTVHFTDESTGEPTYWAWFFGDEEFTTPWSEVTASAEWLGRRGHSSVFLPDSSIVLMGGYGGSYYGYLNDVWRSTDQGATWTQITANAEWYGRSDHSSVVLPDGSIVLMGGYSSSGYKDDVCLSTDQGATWTQMTASAEWTARKDHSSVVLPDGSIVLMGGYDANGYKNDVWRSTDKGATWTQMTDNAEWEVRSGHSSVVLPNGSIVLMGGKHSDYMNDVWCSVDMGATWTRITSDAKWTARTYHSSVALPDGSIVLMGGYNRGYISDAVWRSTDMGATWTEVATSAKLHRYDHTSVALPDCSIILMGGDSNNDVLRLTIAGSSEQNPVHTYSTPGTYMVSLTATNAGGSSTVIKSDYISVSPTIHPLAFASFTGTPSSGSVPLTVPFTDASTGDPTRWTWHFGDEEFTVPWSEITPSAGWSARSGHSSAVLPDGSIVLMGGYDPNYGGYYGSCMNDVWRSTDNGSTWTQTTDHAGWSGRKEHSTVVLPDGSIVLMGGFRTEGGYYNDNSYLNDVWRSTDNGMTWMHVTADAEWSARKDFSSVALPDGSIVLMGGYGSSSYMNDVWRSVDKGTTWTQMTANAEWSARYGHSSVVMLDGSIILMGGYGSGGHDVWRSTDKGKTWTQMTSNAKWAAYSGHSSVVLPDDSIIIVCQSGINSDTWRSTDMGVTWTQVATSDELAQRYDHTSVALPDCSVLLMGGLSGGYKNDVLRLTIAGSSEHNPVHTYSTSGNYTVSLIATNAGGSSKITRSDYVSVTPVIYPSPNAAFTGTPTSGSSPLNVSFTDESTGDPTCWAWFFGDEEFTAPWSEITENADWSARKDHSSVLLPDRSIILMGGSDSSGSLNDVWRSMDTGTTWKRVTTNAGWSARSSHSSVILPDGCIVLMGGFDSSYLNDVWRSTDNGTTWMHVTADAEWAARKDHSSVVLQDGSIVLMGGYDGSCLNDVWRSTDKGTTWTQMTANAEWEARSGQSSVALPDGSIILMGGSSSGVSLNDIWRSTDKGETWTKITSVTPFTPGNSHSSVALPDGSIVMIGSATWRSTDMGATWTQIATSGNLVRTCHTSVVLPDCSVVLMGGSYGGYKNDVWQLMTAGSTEQNPVHTYSTPGNYTVSLIATNAGGSSKILKSGYVSVSPTIHPPPTASFTGTPTSGPTQLNVSFTDKSTRNPTTWAWYFGDEEFTAPWSEIAGSSVWSARKDHTSVALHDGGIVLMGGYGGSYLNDVWQSADNGTTWKSVVTNAPWSARSSHSSVILPDGSIVLMGGYGSGGSLNDVWRSTDKGATWMHVTADAEWSERKDHSSVAMADGSIVLMGGYSSNSYKNDVWRSADKGSSWTQMTANAEWSARSGHSSIVLPDGSIVLMGGSNKNDVWRSTDMGATWTQMTSYAEWSARTDHTSVALSDGSIILVGGSGVTSDTWRSTDMGATWTRVATSADLAQRYGHSTVALSDCSVLLFGGYSSGYKNDVLRLTTAGSSEQNPVHTYSTPGTYTVSLIAANADGSSKVTKSGYISVSSTIIPPSTAAFTGISTTGSSPLNVSFTDESAGNPTDWAWYFGDEEFTEPWSETTADTEWSARKEHSSALLPDRSIVLMGGSGSSGSLNDVWRSMDFGTTWKRMSPNAGWSKRYAHSSVALSDGSIVLMGGYDGNYLNDVWRSTDKGKTWMHLTADAEWSARKDHSSVVLPDGSIVLMGGSGSSGSLNDVWRSTDHGTTWTQMTANAEWSARSGHSSVVLHDGSIVLMGGSGNDVWRSTDQGATWKRMTADAKWTSLKDQSSAALPDGSIVISGDNTWRSTDMGATWTRVATNAKMTRYSHTSVALPDCSVVMMGGYSGGYKNDVLNLKTAGSSEQNPVHTYSTPGTYTVSLIATNAGGSGKITKNDYVSVSPAIHPPTTASFTGTPTSGLTPLNVSFTDASTGDPTSWAWYFGDEEFTAPWTEITGSADWPARIDHSSVVLPSGSIVLMGGYSSGGSLDDVWRTTDGGATWNRMTADAAWSARSSHSSVVTSDGSIVLMGGYDGSYLNDVWRSTDTGVTWMHLTADARWSTRKEHSSVVLPDDSIVLMGGYSSCGSLNDVWRSTDKGSTWTQMTADAEWSGRYGHSSVVLPDGSIILVGGYDGTYLNDVWRSVDMGATWTRMTADAAWNARKDHSSAALPDGSIILVGGYNVNGDTWRSTNMGATWTQVATSADLSQRYGHTSVALPDCSILLLGGYSGGYKNNVLRLTTAGSSEQNPVHTYSTPGNYTVSIITTNAGGSSKITKSDYVSVKPTVIPPANAAFTGTPTSGSSPLNVSFTDESAGNPTNWAWYFGDEEFTEPWSEISADTEWSARKDHSSVVLPNDGSIVLMGGSSGSGSLNDVWQSTDAGITWTRITAKTAWSARSSHSSVALPDGSIVLMGGNDGVYLNDVWRSTDKGATWTHLTADAEWSARKDHTSVVLPDGSIVLMGGSGSSGYLNDVWRSTDKGKTWIQMTGNADWSARSSHSSVVLPDGSIVLMGGSGSGGSLNDVWRSMDKGATWTRMTSDARWTVRKDHCSVVLPDGSIILEGGYAVNGDTWRSTNMGATWTQVATSADLSQRYGHTSVALPDSSVVLIGGYSGGYKNDVLRLTTVGSSEQNPVHTYSTPGNYTVSLIATNAGGSNKIAKSDYISVNQKIHPSVTAAFNGMPQSGLVPLTVPFTDESTGDPTCWTWYFGDEEFTAPWSKISGCTDWQARKDHSCVTLPDGSIVLVGGYDGSYLNDVWRSTDTGTTWTRTNAHASWSARSSHSNVVLPDGSIILMGGYSSGGSLNDVWRSTDNGASWTHVTADADWSERYDHSTVVLPDGSIVIMGGNDASYLNDVWRSTDKGETWTQMAANAEWSGRYGHTSVVLPDGSIVLMGGYSSGGSQNDVWRSTDKGETWTRMTSDAKWTARKDHSSAVLPDGSIILEGGYGVNSDTWRSADMGATWTQVATSANLAQRYGHTSVALPDSSVVLLGGYSAGYKNDVLRLTTAGSLEQNPVHTYSIPGNYTVTLIATNAGSSSKTTKIDYVSVSPITATAIFASARTFGPAPLTVQFTDASTSDTTNWNWTFGDNSTSSEQNPVHIYPESGTYTVTLSVNGGEDTCAKTDYIRVAPLLFGDANDDGAVNQADTLRVLKTVVGIMDVPEINTDEFERADVHRNGAIDIGDAMFIAQYNVGLRDAWFVVKV; this comes from the coding sequence GTGCCAGGTGTTGGAGCTGAAGAAACACAGATCGATTCTGTGAGAATGAGTACTACTGGCGACAGGATTGAACTAACAAATGGGGATGTGCTTGAAAAGGACAATGGATCTCTGGTGGAAACCGAAGTCACTCCTGACACTAAAAATAATCCAACCCTTATATCTCAGGTTCCATATCCCGAAGAAAATACCTCTGGCAATTCTTCATTCTGGGGAGCCAATATGGTTGTGCAGCAGGAAGGCTCAGTTTCCATAATCAAGGAAAATAATGACCATTTTTTTGAAAGTGGTCAAATTGAATATTTTGATGGAAATACAGAGAATATTGCCGCAGAATTCACCGGTGCACCTACATCAGGGACTGTTCCTCTCACTGTCCATTTCACTGATGAATCGACCGGTGAACCCACATATTGGGCCTGGTTTTTCGGTGATGAGGAGTTTACTACGCCTTGGTCAGAGGTAACTGCCAGTGCTGAGTGGTTAGGACGTCGTGGACATAGCAGTGTCTTCCTTCCCGACAGTAGCATTGTCCTAATGGGTGGTTATGGCGGTAGCTATTACGGCTATTTGAATGACGTGTGGCGGTCGACAGATCAAGGTGCAACATGGACGCAAATAACTGCCAATGCTGAGTGGTATGGACGCAGTGATCATAGCAGTGTTGTGCTCCCTGATGGTAGCATTGTCCTGATGGGTGGTTATAGCAGTAGCGGTTACAAGGATGATGTGTGTCTATCAACAGATCAGGGTGCAACATGGACACAAATGACTGCTAGTGCTGAGTGGACAGCACGAAAGGATCATAGCAGTGTTGTGCTCCCCGATGGCAGCATTGTCCTAATGGGTGGTTATGATGCAAACGGCTACAAGAATGACGTATGGCGGTCGACAGATAAGGGAGCAACATGGACACAAATGACTGACAATGCTGAGTGGGAGGTAAGATCTGGTCATAGCAGTGTTGTTCTCCCCAATGGCAGCATTGTTCTGATGGGTGGTAAACACAGTGACTACATGAATGACGTATGGTGTTCGGTGGATATGGGTGCAACATGGACACGAATAACCTCCGATGCCAAGTGGACAGCACGAACATATCATAGTAGCGTTGCATTGCCAGATGGCAGCATTGTTCTGATGGGTGGTTATAACCGCGGTTATATATCTGACGCTGTTTGGCGCTCAACGGATATGGGGGCAACGTGGACAGAGGTTGCCACAAGCGCTAAACTACACCGATATGACCACACCAGTGTTGCCTTGCCAGATTGTAGCATTATCCTGATGGGCGGTGACAGTAATAATGATGTGCTGCGATTGACAATCGCCGGTTCATCAGAACAGAATCCGGTTCATACCTATTCGACACCCGGCACCTATATGGTGTCGCTCACTGCAACAAATGCAGGTGGCAGCAGTACAGTCATAAAAAGCGACTACATATCAGTGAGTCCGACAATTCACCCGCTGGCATTCGCTTCTTTCACCGGCACGCCCTCATCAGGTTCTGTCCCGCTTACTGTCCCGTTCACCGATGCATCAACCGGTGACCCCACCCGTTGGACTTGGCATTTCGGTGATGAGGAATTTACAGTACCATGGTCAGAGATTACCCCCAGTGCCGGATGGTCAGCACGTTCGGGTCATAGCAGTGCTGTGCTTCCCGATGGCAGCATTGTATTGATGGGTGGTTATGACCCCAATTATGGCGGTTATTACGGCAGTTGTATGAATGATGTATGGCGATCGACCGATAACGGTTCAACATGGACACAAACGACAGACCATGCCGGTTGGTCAGGAAGAAAAGAACATAGCACAGTGGTGCTGCCGGATGGCAGCATCGTCCTCATGGGGGGTTTTAGAACTGAGGGGGGCTATTACAATGACAACAGTTATCTGAATGACGTGTGGCGTTCGACAGATAACGGCATGACCTGGATGCATGTTACCGCCGATGCCGAGTGGTCGGCACGAAAAGACTTTAGCAGTGTTGCACTGCCCGATGGCAGCATTGTCCTTATGGGTGGTTATGGCAGCAGCAGCTATATGAATGACGTTTGGCGTTCGGTGGATAAGGGGACAACCTGGACCCAAATGACTGCCAATGCTGAGTGGTCGGCACGATATGGTCATAGCAGTGTTGTGATGCTGGACGGCAGTATCATCCTGATGGGGGGTTATGGCAGTGGTGGTCATGATGTGTGGCGGTCAACGGATAAGGGGAAAACATGGACACAAATGACTTCCAATGCCAAGTGGGCAGCTTATTCAGGTCATAGCAGCGTTGTATTGCCCGATGATAGCATCATCATCGTGTGTCAATCTGGAATTAATAGTGACACATGGCGATCGACGGATATGGGAGTAACATGGACGCAGGTTGCCACAAGCGATGAACTGGCACAAAGATATGATCACACCAGCGTTGCTTTGCCCGACTGCAGTGTTTTACTAATGGGTGGTCTTAGCGGAGGATATAAGAATGATGTATTGCGCTTGACGATCGCCGGTTCATCAGAACATAACCCTGTTCACACCTATTCCACATCAGGGAACTATACGGTATCACTCATTGCAACCAATGCAGGCGGCAGCAGCAAAATCACAAGGAGTGACTATGTATCAGTCACTCCAGTAATCTATCCCTCTCCAAACGCTGCTTTCACCGGAACGCCAACATCAGGTTCCAGCCCTCTTAATGTATCATTCACAGATGAATCAACCGGCGATCCAACCTGCTGGGCATGGTTTTTCGGTGACGAGGAGTTTACAGCCCCATGGTCTGAGATCACTGAGAACGCCGATTGGTCGGCACGAAAAGATCATAGCAGCGTTTTGCTTCCTGACAGGAGCATCATCCTGATGGGGGGTTCTGACAGTAGTGGCTCTCTGAATGATGTCTGGCGGTCGATGGATACTGGTACAACGTGGAAACGCGTAACAACCAATGCCGGTTGGTCTGCACGTTCTTCTCATAGCAGCGTTATACTACCCGACGGCTGTATTGTCCTTATGGGTGGTTTTGATAGCAGTTATCTGAATGATGTCTGGCGGTCAACGGATAATGGGACAACATGGATGCATGTTACTGCCGATGCCGAGTGGGCTGCACGAAAAGATCATAGCAGCGTTGTGCTCCAGGATGGCAGCATTGTCCTTATGGGTGGTTATGATGGCAGTTGTCTGAATGATGTGTGGAGATCAACAGATAAGGGGACAACATGGACACAAATGACTGCGAATGCCGAGTGGGAGGCACGATCTGGTCAAAGCAGCGTTGCGCTTCCCGATGGTAGCATCATCCTGATGGGGGGTTCTAGCAGTGGAGTCTCTCTGAATGATATATGGCGATCAACGGATAAAGGGGAAACATGGACAAAAATAACCTCCGTGACCCCTTTTACTCCAGGAAATAGTCATTCCAGTGTTGCACTTCCCGATGGGAGCATTGTCATGATTGGTAGTGCCACGTGGCGATCTACAGATATGGGGGCAACATGGACGCAAATAGCTACAAGCGGTAATCTGGTAAGAACTTGTCACACCAGTGTGGTTCTGCCTGACTGTAGTGTTGTGCTAATGGGTGGATCTTACGGAGGATATAAGAATGATGTATGGCAGCTGATGACTGCCGGGTCAACAGAACAAAATCCTGTCCACACCTACTCAACACCGGGAAACTATACGGTATCACTCATTGCAACAAATGCAGGAGGCAGCAGTAAAATTTTAAAGAGTGGATATGTATCAGTTAGCCCGACGATTCATCCGCCTCCCACAGCTTCTTTCACCGGCACACCCACGTCAGGTCCTACACAACTCAATGTATCTTTCACAGATAAATCAACTAGAAACCCCACAACTTGGGCATGGTATTTCGGTGATGAGGAATTTACAGCACCATGGTCAGAGATTGCCGGCAGTTCAGTATGGTCGGCACGAAAAGATCATACCAGCGTTGCACTGCACGATGGTGGCATTGTTCTTATGGGTGGTTATGGCGGCAGTTATCTGAATGATGTGTGGCAATCGGCGGATAATGGTACCACATGGAAAAGCGTTGTCACCAATGCACCTTGGTCGGCACGGTCTTCTCATAGTAGTGTCATACTGCCAGACGGCAGCATTGTCCTTATGGGGGGTTATGGCAGTGGGGGCTCTCTGAATGATGTCTGGAGGTCGACGGATAAGGGGGCAACATGGATGCACGTTACCGCTGATGCCGAATGGTCGGAACGAAAGGACCATAGCAGTGTTGCAATGGCTGACGGCAGCATTGTCCTGATGGGTGGTTATAGCAGTAACAGTTATAAGAATGACGTATGGCGATCAGCAGATAAGGGTTCATCATGGACACAAATGACTGCGAATGCTGAGTGGTCGGCACGGAGTGGCCATAGCAGCATTGTTCTGCCAGATGGCAGCATCGTCCTGATGGGTGGTAGCAATAAGAATGACGTGTGGCGATCAACAGATATGGGGGCAACATGGACTCAAATGACCTCCTATGCTGAGTGGTCGGCAAGAACAGATCATACCAGTGTTGCACTCTCCGATGGGAGCATCATCCTTGTAGGTGGATCTGGTGTAACTAGTGACACATGGCGGTCGACGGATATGGGGGCAACATGGACACGGGTTGCCACGAGCGCTGACCTGGCACAAAGATATGGCCACTCTACTGTTGCTCTATCCGACTGTAGTGTTCTGTTATTCGGTGGCTATAGCAGTGGATACAAGAATGATGTGTTGCGGTTGACGACCGCTGGTTCATCTGAACAAAATCCCGTCCACACCTACTCGACACCAGGGACCTATACCGTGTCACTCATTGCAGCAAATGCTGATGGCAGCAGCAAAGTCACAAAGAGTGGCTACATATCAGTGAGTTCGACAATTATCCCGCCTTCCACCGCTGCATTCACCGGCATATCCACAACAGGTTCTAGCCCACTAAATGTTTCATTCACCGATGAATCAGCAGGAAATCCTACCGATTGGGCATGGTATTTCGGTGATGAAGAGTTCACAGAACCATGGTCAGAGACTACCGCCGATACCGAGTGGTCGGCACGGAAAGAGCACAGCAGTGCCTTACTCCCTGATAGGAGCATCGTCCTCATGGGGGGGTCTGGCAGTAGTGGCTCTCTGAATGATGTGTGGCGATCGATGGATTTCGGTACAACATGGAAACGAATGAGTCCAAATGCTGGTTGGTCCAAACGATATGCACATAGCAGCGTTGCGCTATCCGACGGAAGCATTGTCCTGATGGGCGGTTATGATGGAAATTATCTGAATGACGTGTGGCGATCAACGGACAAGGGAAAAACATGGATGCATCTCACCGCCGATGCCGAATGGTCTGCTCGAAAAGATCATAGCAGCGTTGTGCTTCCTGACGGAAGCATCGTCCTCATGGGAGGTTCTGGCAGTAGTGGCTCTCTGAATGATGTGTGGCGTTCAACAGATCATGGAACAACATGGACACAGATGACTGCCAATGCTGAGTGGTCGGCACGGAGTGGCCATAGTAGTGTTGTACTGCACGATGGAAGCATCGTCCTCATGGGCGGCAGTGGAAATGATGTGTGGCGGTCAACAGATCAAGGGGCAACATGGAAACGAATGACTGCCGATGCCAAGTGGACATCATTAAAAGATCAAAGCAGTGCTGCACTTCCCGATGGGAGCATCGTAATATCAGGTGATAACACGTGGCGGTCGACGGATATGGGGGCAACATGGACGCGAGTTGCCACTAATGCTAAAATGACACGATATAGTCATACCAGTGTTGCTCTGCCTGATTGTAGTGTTGTCATGATGGGTGGCTATAGCGGTGGGTACAAGAACGATGTCTTGAATTTGAAGACCGCTGGTTCTTCAGAACAGAATCCGGTTCACACCTATTCAACACCCGGCACCTACACGGTGTCACTCATTGCAACAAACGCAGGTGGCAGCGGTAAAATCACAAAGAATGACTATGTATCAGTTAGCCCGGCAATTCATCCACCTACCACCGCTTCTTTCACCGGCACACCCACTTCAGGTCTTACACCACTCAATGTATCTTTCACAGATGCATCGACAGGTGATCCCACCAGCTGGGCATGGTACTTTGGTGATGAGGAGTTTACAGCACCATGGACAGAGATTACCGGTAGTGCCGATTGGCCGGCACGAATAGATCATAGCAGTGTTGTTCTTCCAAGTGGGAGCATTGTTCTGATGGGTGGTTATTCCAGCGGTGGCTCTCTGGATGACGTTTGGCGAACAACAGATGGCGGTGCAACGTGGAATCGCATGACAGCTGATGCCGCTTGGTCTGCCCGTTCTTCTCACAGTAGTGTCGTGACGTCCGACGGCAGCATAGTCCTGATGGGTGGTTATGATGGCAGTTATCTGAATGACGTGTGGCGATCGACAGATACGGGGGTGACATGGATGCACCTTACCGCCGATGCCAGGTGGTCAACACGAAAAGAGCATAGCAGCGTTGTGCTACCGGATGACAGCATTGTTCTGATGGGTGGTTATTCCAGCTGTGGCTCTCTGAATGACGTTTGGAGGTCCACAGACAAAGGTTCAACATGGACCCAAATGACAGCTGATGCTGAGTGGTCAGGACGATATGGTCATAGCAGTGTTGTGCTTCCTGACGGGAGCATCATCTTAGTGGGCGGTTATGATGGTACATATCTGAATGACGTATGGCGATCAGTGGATATGGGAGCAACATGGACACGAATGACCGCAGATGCTGCTTGGAATGCACGAAAAGATCATAGTAGCGCTGCATTACCTGACGGGAGCATCATCTTAGTGGGTGGCTATAATGTGAATGGTGACACCTGGCGGTCGACGAATATGGGGGCAACATGGACGCAGGTTGCCACGAGCGCTGACCTGTCACAAAGATATGGCCACACCAGCGTTGCTTTGCCCGACTGTAGTATCCTGTTATTAGGTGGCTATAGCGGGGGGTATAAGAATAATGTGTTGCGTTTGACGACCGCTGGTTCATCTGAACAGAATCCGGTTCACACCTACTCGACACCAGGGAACTATACTGTTTCAATCATTACAACAAACGCTGGTGGGAGCAGCAAAATCACAAAAAGTGACTACGTATCAGTGAAGCCGACAGTTATCCCACCTGCCAACGCTGCTTTCACCGGCACTCCAACATCAGGTTCTAGCCCACTTAATGTATCGTTCACTGATGAATCAGCAGGAAACCCTACCAATTGGGCATGGTATTTCGGTGATGAAGAGTTCACAGAACCATGGTCAGAGATTTCCGCAGATACCGAATGGTCAGCACGAAAAGATCATAGCAGTGTTGTATTACCCAATGACGGTAGCATTGTCCTGATGGGTGGTTCTAGTGGCAGCGGCAGTCTGAATGATGTTTGGCAATCGACGGATGCTGGTATAACATGGACTCGAATAACTGCCAAAACCGCTTGGTCTGCCCGTTCTTCTCATAGCAGCGTTGCGCTGCCCGACGGCAGCATCGTCCTGATGGGTGGCAATGATGGCGTTTATCTGAATGATGTGTGGCGGTCAACTGACAAGGGAGCAACGTGGACGCACCTTACCGCCGATGCTGAGTGGTCAGCACGAAAAGATCATACCAGCGTTGTGCTGCCAGATGGCAGCATTGTCCTGATGGGTGGTTCTGGCAGCAGCGGTTATCTGAATGACGTTTGGCGGTCAACGGATAAAGGGAAAACATGGATACAGATGACTGGCAACGCAGATTGGTCTGCCCGTTCTTCTCATAGCAGCGTTGTGCTACCCGATGGTAGCATCGTCCTGATGGGAGGTTCCGGCAGCGGTGGTTCTCTGAATGACGTATGGCGTTCAATGGACAAGGGTGCAACATGGACGCGAATGACCTCCGATGCCAGGTGGACGGTACGAAAAGATCATTGCAGTGTTGTACTCCCCGATGGCAGCATCATACTGGAGGGAGGATATGCTGTGAATGGTGACACGTGGCGGTCGACGAATATGGGGGCAACATGGACGCAGGTTGCCACGAGCGCTGACCTGTCACAAAGATATGGCCACACCAGTGTTGCTCTACCCGATTCCAGTGTTGTCCTGATAGGAGGCTATAGCGGTGGTTATAAGAACGATGTGTTGCGTTTGACGACCGTGGGATCGTCAGAACAGAATCCTGTTCACACCTATTCAACACCAGGGAACTATACTGTTTCACTCATTGCAACAAATGCAGGTGGCAGCAATAAAATCGCAAAAAGTGATTACATTTCAGTGAATCAGAAAATACACCCATCTGTTACCGCTGCTTTCAATGGCATGCCCCAGTCAGGTTTGGTGCCACTTACGGTTCCTTTCACTGATGAATCGACTGGCGATCCTACCTGTTGGACATGGTATTTCGGTGATGAGGAGTTTACAGCTCCCTGGTCCAAGATTTCAGGTTGCACCGATTGGCAGGCACGAAAAGATCATAGCTGTGTTACACTTCCTGACGGGAGCATTGTTCTGGTGGGTGGTTATGACGGCAGTTATCTGAATGATGTGTGGCGGTCGACAGATACAGGTACAACTTGGACCCGAACAAATGCCCATGCTAGTTGGTCTGCCCGTTCTTCTCATAGCAATGTCGTGCTTCCTGATGGCAGCATCATCCTGATGGGTGGTTATTCCAGCGGTGGCTCTCTGAATGACGTTTGGCGGTCGACGGATAATGGGGCATCATGGACGCACGTTACTGCTGATGCCGATTGGTCAGAACGTTATGATCATAGCACCGTTGTTCTGCCAGATGGTAGCATTGTCATAATGGGTGGTAATGATGCCAGTTATCTGAATGATGTCTGGCGTTCAACGGACAAGGGGGAAACATGGACACAAATGGCAGCCAATGCTGAGTGGTCAGGACGATATGGCCATACCAGCGTTGTGCTTCCTGACGGAAGCATTGTCCTGATGGGTGGTTATTCCAGCGGCGGCTCTCAGAATGATGTCTG
- a CDS encoding nucleotidyltransferase domain-containing protein: MKPIRLRDFIEDTDGRIYAVAAYDNTERVGCILRYVPDDNGERTGPEGTKYKKMDFEDAFAYLAEHKPEYLDTVHRIPHTDIARVIKPEEEILHVAATNEQVMQLLPVFNVSIEKIGCTGSLLCGLGNESSDIDMVVYGSAWFTAQENLKRSVEAGEVSGLSEEMWQKVYTKRVPEIDYETFLAHEKRKWNRGEIEGTYFDLLYTRSYEQIGSAGVPKGKVCGKATIEATVTDSSLAFDNPAVYFVDHEEISRVLSFTHTYSGQALKGEVIEATGVVEEHGDTKWLIVGTTREAKGEYIISKTLMESL, from the coding sequence ATGAAACCAATACGATTACGCGATTTTATCGAAGATACCGATGGACGAATATACGCAGTAGCAGCATATGACAACACGGAGCGGGTTGGCTGTATTCTCCGGTATGTGCCCGATGACAACGGGGAGCGGACAGGCCCTGAAGGTACGAAATATAAAAAAATGGATTTTGAAGATGCATTTGCCTATCTTGCAGAGCATAAACCTGAGTACCTCGATACCGTCCACCGCATCCCCCATACTGATATTGCACGGGTCATTAAACCCGAAGAAGAGATACTCCATGTGGCTGCAACGAATGAGCAGGTGATGCAGCTCCTCCCGGTATTTAACGTATCAATCGAAAAGATCGGCTGCACCGGCTCTCTTCTGTGCGGTCTGGGAAACGAATCGTCAGACATCGATATGGTCGTCTATGGTTCTGCATGGTTTACCGCACAGGAGAATCTCAAAAGAAGTGTGGAAGCAGGAGAAGTCTCCGGCCTCTCAGAAGAGATGTGGCAAAAAGTCTATACCAAGCGTGTTCCGGAAATTGATTACGAAACATTCCTTGCCCATGAAAAGAGGAAATGGAACAGGGGAGAGATTGAAGGCACATACTTTGACCTCCTCTATACCCGTTCCTATGAACAGATAGGCTCAGCCGGTGTTCCCAAGGGTAAGGTCTGCGGCAAAGCAACGATTGAAGCAACCGTTACGGATTCATCGCTCGCCTTTGATAACCCTGCGGTATATTTTGTCGACCATGAGGAGATCAGCAGGGTGCTGTCCTTTACCCATACCTATAGCGGTCAGGCCCTCAAAGGAGAAGTCATCGAAGCAACCGGTGTGGTCGAAGAGCATGGCGATACAAAGTGGCTGATTGTTGGTACCACACGGGAAGCAAAGGGTGAGTATATCATCTCAAAGACGCTCATGGAAAGCCTTTGA
- a CDS encoding DUF3467 domain-containing protein, producing the protein MTKREIAVNIPNDLDPVYANRIQVAYKDDEFTFVFLHELPGTNQARAKAIVSISPKHAKNFAQVLQKSVQDFEGKFNEIKTENPEKQEDPNVTIRGYS; encoded by the coding sequence ATGACAAAGAGGGAAATTGCAGTGAATATTCCAAATGATCTGGATCCGGTCTATGCGAACCGGATTCAGGTTGCCTATAAAGACGATGAGTTTACGTTCGTCTTCCTTCACGAACTTCCGGGAACAAATCAGGCCCGTGCCAAAGCAATTGTCTCAATCAGCCCGAAACACGCCAAAAATTTCGCACAGGTGCTTCAGAAGAGTGTGCAGGATTTCGAGGGCAAATTCAATGAAATCAAGACAGAGAATCCGGAAAAGCAGGAAGACCCGAATGTTACGATTCGCGGGTACTCCTGA
- a CDS encoding Dna2/Cas4 domain-containing protein, with protein sequence MREKSISSVVACHACPVRYELMKSLEQAEPERYTVAKQLSYALGHPLDAAALWEDIRLVSPEISDDWKQVLETWVNACKEHEWEPADEYDVRVSSERLGVGGTLDRILSGSPPRCAVMRMTEAPEAGVWGADRIRAACLMICIEETLGFSPSEITFEYLASGISRACVPEPRDRRRALQAIRTAETIDKGVVPRKPRNAPCEGCFIADACTVSGPKKLSDFFRNE encoded by the coding sequence ATGCGGGAGAAAAGCATCTCATCTGTGGTTGCGTGCCATGCCTGCCCTGTACGATATGAACTGATGAAATCACTCGAACAGGCTGAACCCGAACGGTATACTGTTGCAAAACAACTGTCGTATGCACTGGGCCATCCGCTGGATGCCGCCGCCCTCTGGGAAGATATCCGGCTGGTTTCTCCTGAAATCAGTGATGACTGGAAACAGGTGCTCGAAACCTGGGTGAATGCCTGCAAAGAGCATGAATGGGAACCCGCAGATGAATATGATGTGCGTGTGTCATCCGAACGGCTGGGGGTCGGGGGAACGCTTGACCGTATTCTCTCCGGCAGCCCCCCACGGTGTGCCGTCATGCGGATGACAGAGGCTCCGGAAGCAGGTGTCTGGGGCGCAGATCGCATCCGTGCGGCATGCCTGATGATCTGTATTGAAGAAACGCTGGGCTTCTCTCCTTCTGAAATCACCTTTGAATACTTGGCCTCCGGCATCTCCCGTGCCTGTGTCCCGGAACCCCGTGACCGCCGCCGGGCTCTTCAGGCGATACGTACCGCAGAGACAATTGACAAAGGGGTGGTTCCCCGAAAACCACGGAATGCACCCTGCGAAGGATGTTTCATCGCTGATGCCTGCACGGTATCCGGACCAAAAAAACTAAGTGATTTCTTTAGAAATGAGTGA